The Bradyrhizobium barranii subsp. barranii genome segment CGACTTCGATGATGTCGCAGAGTACGCGCGGGACCATTCCACCCTGCCGCAGCCTGCGGCAGAGGAGTTCAGTGTCGTCGCCGAGATAGGCGCGCGCCCCTCCGGCGGCGTGCTGTCGGATCCGTTCGAGCACCTCGTCGCGCCTGCCGCGGAGGCCGGAAAGCTCCGCGATGATCCTTTGACGCGCTTCGTCGATCTTCGGCAGCCATTTGGCGCCGCTTGCCGCGAAGGACTTCTCGGCCGCGGTGACCTCGTCGGAGACGCCCCCGATGTCGGCCCCGGCGGTGGCGGTCAGAAGACGCTCAAGCGCAGGAACGAAGTCCTCGAAACCGTCCGCGCACATCGCGCGTAGCGGCTCCAGGCGACGGATGTTCTCCATGCGAGCCTTGAAGTCCGCCGAGGCGCGGTGCGCCGCCTGCCCGGCCACATCGGCGGTCTGCTGCAGGGACTTTCTGCCGGTCTTGGCATCGTGCTCGGCGATCGCGGCCGTGAGGCGTTCGATCTCCTTATCGATGGCCTTGACGTCGTCGTCGATGAATTCGAGTTCTTTTGCTGCGGCGTCCCGGCGCGCCATCTCGGTACGCCGCTTGGTCTTGAAGTCCAGGTTTGTCGCGCGCGCCGCGAGCCAAGTCGCGCGTTTTGCGACCCATTCCTCCCTGAACTTGGTCTCGAGCGCCTCTTCAAGCGCGGCGAGGACGCCCCGAAGCGCCCTTAGGGCTTCGAGCCTGAGGCGCATTTTCCGGATGGTCTCGCTGATGTTGCGGTATGTCTGGATCGACTCGCGCAGCTCCTTGGTGCCGATCGGACTGTCCTCGAGGATGTAGTTCCGCACGAACTGCGTCGCCGTCTGGTTGTGATCGAGCGTCATCGCGTTGACGATTGATTTCTGCAGGGCGCTGGCGTTCTGTTCGCCAAAGGACGAATGCGGCAGAAGATGGCGCATGTACTCGCGGACATAGTCGCTCGCCCGGTCGCGATGATTGACGAAGTTGCCTTCGCCGACCGCTGCGACGATCCGGGCGCGCACGTCCTCCCACTGCGCCGGGAATTGCGACTTTCCTCGCTGCTCGATGAAGTCCTTGGAGCTCAGAACGGTCCCGACGGCGACGAAGAGTGCCAGCACGGTCTCCCTGCTGTCGGACTTGCGCGCCTCGAGCGCCATGCCGATCGTGACCGGTGACCGGGCGCCTTCCGTGTCTTCGAAACCGAGCGCGATGTAGGTGCGCGCCTCGTCGCGCCGGCGCTGATCTTCGCCGAGCGTCCCAAGGCAGTAATCGACGACGCTGCGCTTCGAGCCGCTGCGCGATTTTCCGCTATCGCCGGCGACCGCGTTCAGGCGCAAGAACCGCCGGCTCCCGCCGGTGAGAACGACCTGTGCCATGTCGAGGATTGTGGATTTGCCGGACCGGTTCTCGCCCAGGACCCCGACGTGTCCCCTCACGTCGATGTCGGCGACGTCGAATAGGTGCCAGTTCACCATCGTCAGGTGGCGTAGCTCCATCATGCCTCGTCTCCTGCGGGCTGCGGAAACCGCGCCTCCTCGCTACGGACGTAGCGCTCGAGCCGTTGGAGGGCATCGCCGCCGTGTTGCGCCATCTCGCGGTAGCGATCGAACAGGTCGTTCAAAGTGGCCACTACGACGGCCCGGTCCTCGACTGCTCCGACGTTCACCTCCTGCTGCCAGTATGCCGCCAGCACCAGCATGACGATGGTTTCGTCGAGCTTCATCCGGGGCAGCGGCACGTCCTCGTCCATGGCGACGATGCCGGCCCACTGCGCCTCCGGATCGCGGTGGACGCGGTATCCGCAACTATCGAAGAAGCCGTCGACCACGTCGCGGAAGCGGCCGTCCATGATCGTGTTGTAGACTGTCCCGGTCCGGGGGTCTCCCGCGAACACGAACTGCCGCCGTAGCAGGAAGTGCTGCGCTTTGCGGAGGTCGGCTGCCTTTTCCGCGCCGAAGGAGCGCTCGACGTTTTCGAACTCACTGAGCATGAGCCGCCCTCGCCTTCCGGAGTGCGCCCGATCGCTTGACCAGGAAGTTGGCGCGCCGGAACCTCGCCTGTCAGCGCATATCGGCGGGCGCAATCGAAGGCGAGAAAGTCGTCCACGGTATCGATTTCCATGAAGCGGGCTTCCCTGGTCGCGAATGGCGGCACCTGGCCCTCGAGGAATCGTCTGACATCCTCGGGGCGGGGCGCGATGCGAGCGATGTACTCGAGGCGGAGCTTCTTGCGCAGTTCATACAACGGATCCGACGGCGGCTCGGCGAGCTCCCTTGCTTCGACGGGACGGCGCGGCTGCCTGGCCGGCGCCTGATGGTGCTCCGACCAGGGCGACCGCAGCGGCTCGATGCTCCATTCGATTGTCGCCTTGTGGTGCCTGCCGTCGCGCAGTAAGGCATCCAGGCGCCGCACCAGGTCGCCGGCCCGGCCGACGAGTCCCTGCCCGCCCCGCTCGGCGTACTTAATGGTGTTGCGGACCCGGGCTTCGAGCTGCCTGCGGAAGGCCTCGATCCTGTCGAACATCTCCCCGATCTGATCGAAGATGCTTTCGATAGCCAGCAGGTCGTCGGCCGCGGCCATTCGACCGTCCTCGATGTCGGCTGCCATGCTGGAAGCTATGTACTCCTCGGCGAGGACCTGCATGGTTTCCGGGCTGTAGGAGATCCTCCGCGCGAGATCGACGATGGCGTCGCGGAAGCGGTATGGATGGTTGACGGTGAGGATGGACTCGAAATCCTTCAGCAGGAGCTGTTCGATGAACTCCTCGAAAAAGGCTTCGAGCCGGGTAGCGACTGTTTTCGACTCCATGACGGTCCGTCGGACGCGCTTCAGGTCGGCCAGAATGGCCCGCAGACTCTTAGTGAACTGGTCGGCCTGATTGCGCGCCTCGCGGACGGCGAGCGCGGCTTCGCGCTGCTTGCGGTCGGTGATCTCAGGCCTCAGTTTTTCGACGGCCTCCAGGTTGAGGCGGATTTGCACGATCAAGCCGCCGAATCGCTGCGAGAGATCCTTGTTGAGGCTCGCGAGCCGTTGCAGCACGAGCAGCGGTCCCATAGCCATGTCCACAGTGACGCGAAGCCCGTATTCCTCCTCTTCAAGCCATCCCCAGACGAGCAGCCGGGCGTATAGTTGTCGGGCAAGACCGAGCGCCTTGTCGCCCTTCTCGGAAGCGAGCGCGACGTCGGCCTTCCGGATCCGGCGGCGTCTCGCGGAGATCATTTCCGGCAGGCTGCCGAAATCATCGCCCTCGTTCCAGAGGACGGGGTTGGCGCGCATGACGTCGTAGATGGCGTGGACCACCTGCTGCGGCGTCGGGAACGACGGCGCGCCTGAAAAGAAGCGTTCGTGCAGATCCAGCAGACACGCTGCGTACAGGTGCTTGTGATCGCGCGAAAAAGCTAAAAAGGCGTCGTCATGCAAATGGCGGAACAAGGTCAATGACGCGGCTCCTGGGCCCGACCTCATCCTGAGTTGGCGGCACTAAATGCACGGCCTGCCGGGCAAAATGTTAGTGAGAGTGGGTCTTGAAAACACAACCGGAAGATCAGTTCTTAGTATGTTCTAATATAGCTTGTCGAGACTCCAAAGGTCCGATCGGAGCTAGCGTCCGGTCTCAGATCGGGAACAATCCGGCCTCAAGTCATTGAATTTGTTGTTGTTACTATTGCGGCAAAATGGATACAAGGAGTTGCTTGGCACGATAGTGATACGAACGTTCGACATGTCGAGGAGGCTCTCTCGCCCACCGGCAGATTCGAGCCCAGCTCTACATCGATCATCAGCTTTAGCTTTTTAGTAATTTCAATAAGAGCGGCAGTGGGATCGCGGGGTTTCATACGCAATTGCGTATTATGCCTAGTATACGCGAAAGCGTATGATCTGTAGATATTCGCGGTCGCGTATATTGACAAATTATACGCGTTTGCGTATCATGCTTTTATGGATACGATTGCCCGCACCCCCCAGCAAATCGGCGCCGGGATCAGGCGCTACCGGCGGCAGAAGAAGCTCACCCAGGGGGACCTCGGTGAGAAGATGCATGCGCGTCAAGCGACGGTCTCGAAGCTGGAGGCCGGTGAACCTGCAACGCAGCTGCGCATCTTGATGGATGCGCTGGCCGCGCTCGACCTCGAGCTGGTCATCCGGCCGCGCACCAAATTGACGGCTGAAGCGATTGAGGATCTGTTCTGATGGCGCGTCGCCCTGCCCGTGCGCCGCTCAACGTCTACCTCAACGCACGGCTGGTCGGGCGGCTGCGGCGCGAGAGCAGTGGCGCAATCGATTTCCAGTATGACAAGCAGTGGCTCGCGTGGGAAAATGCCATCCCCGTTTCCGTGTCGCTGCCATTGCGGGAGGATCGTTATATCGGCGATCCCGTCGTCGCTGTTTTTGACAATCTTCTGCCCGATAATGACGACATCCGCCGACGCGTCGCCGAACGCGCGCATGCTGATGGCGCCGATGCTTACAGCCTGCTCTCCGCCATCGGCCGCGATTGCATCGGGGCGCTGCAATTCCTTCCCGACAGTGCCGCACCCGGGGGCGCCGGCGCCATTGATGGCCGCGCCGCTAGTGATCAGGAGATCGCCGCCATTCTCGGCAACCTTGCCAGCAATCCGCTCGGCATCGGCCCCGACCAGGACTTCCGCATTTCTCTCGCGGGCGCGCAGGAAAAGACAGCGCTGCTTTACTGGAAAGACAAGTGGCACGTGCCTCATGGCACGACCGCAACTACGCACATTATCAAGCCGCAGATCGGGAAGTTGCCGAACGGAATCGACCTGACCGGCAGCGTTGAAAACGAGCATCTGTGCCTTGAGCTGGTTGCGGCACTCGGCTTGCCTGTCGCCAAATCAAGCATCATCGATTTCGCCGGGCGCCGCGTGCTCGCAGTTGAGCGGTTCGATCGCATCTGGACGCGCGACGGCCGCCTGTTGCGGCTGCCGCAGGAAGACTGCTGCCAGGCGCTGTCCGTTCCACCCGCGCGAAAGTATGAATCCGATGGCGGACCCGGCATCCGCAAAATCTCGGATTTCCTCAAGGGCAGCGATACGCCTGAGGACGACCAGGCCATTTTCTTCAAGGCGCAGATCGTGTTCTGGCTGCTTGCCGCCACCGATGGCCACGCGAAGAATTTTAGCATTCATTTGGCGCCGGGCGGTCGTTTTCATCTTGCACCGCTTTACGACATCATTTCGACCCAACCGAGCTTGGACGCTGGACAGATCAGCCAAAACCAAATGAAGCTGGCCATGGCGATCGGCAGCAACCGGCATTACATCGTCCACACGGTTCTCGGCCGACATTTCGTGCAGACTGCGAAAAGCTGCGGTCTACCCGACAAAACAGTCAAGGTTGTCATCCAGCAGCTCGGCGATACAGCCGCAAAGGCCATAGATCAGGTGCTGAATGCGCTTCCAAAAGGATTTCCGGAGAAGATGGCCATATCGATTGCTGATGGCGCAAAGCGCCGTGTGAATTCGCTGGCTGTGCTCAAGAGTAGTGAATGATCGCCGGTTTGCGCAAGCGTACGATGACCTCCGTGAACGGTGGCAGGAAGACCGGATCTACCAAACCAAACCTGGAAGCTGCCTACCAGAGGAGCAGCAGCGCGATCAGCAACAGGGAGCGTTGCCCGAAAGCAGCCAACCAGCGGCTCAAGAAACGGGCCCGGTTCAAGAACGGCGATTGCCGCTCTCCTTCGACGGCGAGCGGCCCGCGCCGTCCGTATGCAAGCTCCAACAGCGACTGCGTTTCCAAACTAGGTGTTTAGTCCCGGCATTTGCTGGAGCGGATTAAGTTTGAATCGTTCTGGCTGGGAAGTCCAGCATTTGCAGATGTATTCGTAGGGCGTGAGGCCCTTCAGGGTCTTCAGCCGGCGAGCGAAGTTGTAGGCGCGGACGAAGTCGGCGAGGTGGCTGCGCAACTCGTCATGCGTGTCGTAGTGGAAGCGCTTGACTGTGGCCTCCTTGATGGTGCGGTTCATCCGCTCGACCTGGCCGTTGGTCCAGGGATGCTTAGGCTTGGTCAGGCAACGATCGATATCATTGCGGGCGCAGGCCACCTCGAAGGCATGAGCCCAAAATGGTTGCTTTCGTTCGATCATGGCTTTGATATCGGCCACAGTCCAACTCCCACCGCTTGGGTCGGTGAGTGGGTGCCGTTGTCCGTCAGAACGGTGTGGATCTTGTAAGGGACTGCCTTGATCAAGTTCCGCAAGAAGTCGGCTGTGACACTCGTGGCTTTTCGTGCAACTCGGTGAAGGCGCACTTCGAGGTTCGATCGATTGCGACGAAGAGATAAAGCCCTCCCATCGCGGTGCGAACCTCGGCGATGTCGATGTGGAAGTATCCGAGATAGCTTTTGAACTTGCGCCTTACGCCCTTGCCATCCTCCACGTCGGAAGCCGTGAGATGCCATGGCGCTGAAGACAGCGATAAAGCGATGAGCGTGTCAGATGCGGGATTGTCGCCTGGAGAGCATAAAGGCAGTCATAGTCATCCAGCGGCAGCAGCGCATGCTTGCAAAAGGCGACGATGATGGCCTCCTTCTCAAGCGACAAACTGGTGGATTTTGGCTCTCTCGGGCCGGTCGGAAGATCGGCCACCGAACCGCGCTTCTTCCATTTTGCGACGGTCTTCGGATTGATCCATAACGCTTGGACAGCGCCCCCAGGCTCTCTTGACTATTTTGTATTGTTCGACGGATTGCCTCCGTCGTTGTGGCGCAGCCGTGAAGAACCTGCTCCGTTTGGATACTGTCAACGAAAACCTCGTCCCGCGTAGCGGGCCGATTGTCAGTTCGGCAACAAAGTGTCACCAAGTGGACGATACGCAGGGTCAGAAAAACGAAAAATCAGCAATCTTCAATTCGGCACGCCTCTTGCCCTGTTAACGGCGTCGGCACCAATCGCTTGTGAGCCCGAGATGGATGATTTGGCGACTTTGAGCAAAGGCACGGAGACTGGCTGTGTCGCGAACTGACGTAGAGCGATTCGTCAACGATCTGGGGAACGACGGTGGTCTGCTTGAACGCGTAAAACCAATTGCTACCGGCCTTGCATCGATTGTCGCGATCGGAAAGAGCCTCGGCTACAGCTTCACACCTGATGAAGCTAAAAGTTGCATTCGAGCTCGACAGAAGTTGACGACTAAACCGCTCGCCGGTGGCACTTTTAATTCGAGTGATACGATCTCGACCGGCGCTGTTCAGGCCCTTGCAGAGGTGGCCACGAGCGGCGCGCAAGCCGCGGAAGCGGCCTCTGACCACGCCACAGCAGTTGAGCCCGTTGCAGTTGTTGTGGTTGTTATTGTAGCGGTCGTGGCCGAGGTCTGACATGCCTTCGCTCTGACCGCATCGGGTGGTTGCTCGAGGAGGCGATGAAGTGCGATGAAAACATGAAGTAAGCTTCGTCAATGACACACGCTGCCGCCGAGCACTACCGACAGATTTTTGACCGGCGTACCCCGGAGCAACTGCGCACGCTATCGCATCTCAAACGCTTCATGGAGCGGTTAGTCGGTGACGAGGAGTTCCGCAGGGCGCTTGCGGAGGCAATCGCCACCCCTCGAGCGGTAACAGAGCGGTACGGCATCAATGTGGATCCAATGGAGGTGCTGCCGCTCTGGCGCGGTGGCTACCAACAATACCGCTTCAAGCCGGAGTCTGCGCCGTGGCCGCTGGCTGTGATGTGGGATGAGTATCTCCGCGAGATGATGCGTCATCGCGACCTCTTGCGCGACGAAGGCGAGATGTCGACGATCAATCCTCGCTTTCATGCTTGGCGCGAGCGGCAAATCCGGCGCTGCAATGACCAATTGGGCGTGTCGGCGGCGTCGCTCACGCACCCCATAATCGCTTTCGAGCTAAGCGAAGGCTGCAGCGTCGGTTGTTGGTTCTGTGGCCTCTCGGCCGATCGCTTTACAGGCTATTACGACTATAGCAAAGAGCATGCAGCGCTTTGGCGGGGCGTGGTTGGTGTCGCGAGCGAAATGTTTGGTTCTGCAGTCCGCACGGGCTTCTGCTACTGGGCCACAGATCCTATGGACAACCCACACTACGATCGCTTTCTGTTCGACTACTATCAGATTACGGGCGCGTTACCGCAAACAACAACCGCAGCCCCACTCAAGGATCCGGCACTCACCAGGCACGTGCTCGGGCTCTTCAATCTATATCGCACGACGACGAATCGTTTCTCCGTGCTGAGCAGGGCCCATCTTAATCAGATTCACACGGCCTTTTCGCCTGAGGAGTTGCTAGGAGTCGAACTCATCCTGCAGGGCAAGGAGGCGCAGACAGCAAAGGCCATGGTCGGGCGCGCGCGCGAGCGGAAGGAGAAGCGCAGGGGCGCTAACAAGGACGGTGCAATCGCCTTTCTGGAACGCAATCACACGACGATCGCCTGCGTTTCCGGCTTCCTCGTAAATATGCGGCAGGGGCGTTTACGACTGGTGACGCCGGTGCCGGGTAGCGATCGCTGGCCTCTCGGGTACCCGCATTCTGGGTGAACGCTTCTTCAGCACGCCTGACGGTTTCCGGGGCGGGCTGCAGAGCATGATCGAAATGCTCGAGAGCCCAGCCCATGACCTGCCGATCCGCTTCCGCAGGGACCTGCAATATAAGGCAGGGAACCGGTGCTTTCATCTTCGCTCACGCAACATGGAACACCGCGTGCTCGACGACATCGCCCCGATTTCCGTTGGCCCTTTGATCGCGGACGGCAACTGCACAATGTCGGAGCTGGTTATTCGGGTCGCAGCTGACGGAACAACCCTCCTTGGGGTCGCCGACTTGCTCGATCAGTTGTACATGACCGGGCTGATCGAAGAAGACCTCGACGACTGCTTCATCTGGCAGACCGGTGACTGGACGACGAGGCGCATCGAAGGAGTCAAACACGCGTCCTCCCATACGGGTGCAGATTGTGCCGATTCGCATTGAGGCACTACTTAGCCTCAAGCGACAGCAGCATCCCACCATCCAGCAGTGCTGAGCGCGATGACATGCCGCTCCGCATCCACGGTCCCTGGCTTCGTGGCGTGCACAACCGGCGTGACAAAAGAAGACCAGCGGGGTTCCGCGCTTGCGGCTTCGAGCCAAGCCCTCATTTCGGGCATCAGCGGTGCACGACTGGCACGCACGCGGTTAAGTCGAGAATGGCTTGCCCCGCCCAGTGGTCAATCAAATGGTTCTGCCAGACGACGGTGCCGCTGGTTCCGGAGAGGTCGTGGCTTTTCGTGGCGCGCCACTGCAACTTGCACTGGCGGTGATCCCTGCTAGGACGACGACGCGCCTGAAACTTTGATAGGTCCATGTGAATGACGACGTCAGTCCGTTCATCAATGATGAAAAACAGCGAGTCGCACTCGAGGGTGGCGCCGCTAAATACCAGAGCGGAGCCGCGTGCAGGCAATTATTCCCCGTTCGGCTCCAGCACTCTCTGCTTGCTCATGCCGTCCAGTCGCCGGGCAACGAACGTGACGCGGAAATCGTGGCTCGAAGCGGGCTGCCCACTAGCCGAATTAGCGACTTCATGTTCACGGCTCCAGTCAGGAGTCGCGCAGAATTCACTTTGCCGTCCGGCGCATGAGACTATGGCATGGCGAACGCACCTGTGCGCACATCATGAATAACGTGGAATGATTATGAGTATCGCTGTGCCAATCGTCCTAGTCAACATGCCTGTGTCGGCAGTCGAAAGGCCGTCACTGGCGCTTGGTCTGCTGAAATCAGCGCTGACCCAGGCTGGACTGCAATCCACCATAGCATATGCCAACATCTGGTTTCTAGAATACATAGGCATCGCCGACTATGGACCTCTTGAGAATTGCCCGCCAGAGGAGGC includes the following:
- a CDS encoding DUF4194 domain-containing protein, which encodes MLSEFENVERSFGAEKAADLRKAQHFLLRRQFVFAGDPRTGTVYNTIMDGRFRDVVDGFFDSCGYRVHRDPEAQWAGIVAMDEDVPLPRMKLDETIVMLVLAAYWQQEVNVGAVEDRAVVVATLNDLFDRYREMAQHGGDALQRLERYVRSEEARFPQPAGDEA
- a CDS encoding helix-turn-helix domain-containing protein, translated to MDTIARTPQQIGAGIRRYRRQKKLTQGDLGEKMHARQATVSKLEAGEPATQLRILMDALAALDLELVIRPRTKLTAEAIEDLF
- a CDS encoding type II toxin-antitoxin system HipA family toxin, with the translated sequence MARRPARAPLNVYLNARLVGRLRRESSGAIDFQYDKQWLAWENAIPVSVSLPLREDRYIGDPVVAVFDNLLPDNDDIRRRVAERAHADGADAYSLLSAIGRDCIGALQFLPDSAAPGGAGAIDGRAASDQEIAAILGNLASNPLGIGPDQDFRISLAGAQEKTALLYWKDKWHVPHGTTATTHIIKPQIGKLPNGIDLTGSVENEHLCLELVAALGLPVAKSSIIDFAGRRVLAVERFDRIWTRDGRLLRLPQEDCCQALSVPPARKYESDGGPGIRKISDFLKGSDTPEDDQAIFFKAQIVFWLLAATDGHAKNFSIHLAPGGRFHLAPLYDIISTQPSLDAGQISQNQMKLAMAIGSNRHYIVHTVLGRHFVQTAKSCGLPDKTVKVVIQQLGDTAAKAIDQVLNALPKGFPEKMAISIADGAKRRVNSLAVLKSSE
- a CDS encoding Nif11-like leader peptide family natural product precursor; protein product: MSRTDVERFVNDLGNDGGLLERVKPIATGLASIVAIGKSLGYSFTPDEAKSCIRARQKLTTKPLAGGTFNSSDTISTGAVQALAEVATSGAQAAEAASDHATAVEPVAVVVVVIVAVVAEV
- a CDS encoding radical SAM family RiPP maturation amino acid epimerase, encoding MTHAAAEHYRQIFDRRTPEQLRTLSHLKRFMERLVGDEEFRRALAEAIATPRAVTERYGINVDPMEVLPLWRGGYQQYRFKPESAPWPLAVMWDEYLREMMRHRDLLRDEGEMSTINPRFHAWRERQIRRCNDQLGVSAASLTHPIIAFELSEGCSVGCWFCGLSADRFTGYYDYSKEHAALWRGVVGVASEMFGSAVRTGFCYWATDPMDNPHYDRFLFDYYQITGALPQTTTAAPLKDPALTRHVLGLFNLYRTTTNRFSVLSRAHLNQIHTAFSPEELLGVELILQGKEAQTAKAMVGRARERKEKRRGANKDGAIAFLERNHTTIACVSGFLVNMRQGRLRLVTPVPGSDRWPLGYPHSG